One window from the genome of Cucumis melo cultivar AY chromosome 10, USDA_Cmelo_AY_1.0, whole genome shotgun sequence encodes:
- the LOC103502912 gene encoding cytochrome P450 714A1-like → MEGYVISGFVLVFPTAVVMAVVMILLHFYFYGAWRRTADVRRKLRAQGVTGPPPSILYGNLPEMQKIQLQTAAMASPLHCASAIVAHDYTSTLFPYFVEWRKQYGPLYTYSTGTRQHLYANKVELVKDLSLSNNLNVGKPFYVTRKLAPILGQSVVRSNGSVWAVQRKVIASEFFMDRVRAMGFHMVDAASCLINKWERRVGDGTVEIDVDEDLREFSADVISRACFGSSYEKGKEIFSKLRDLQKLISEDSFLFGYSSWSDRFLRPRKHKSIKRLEKEIESIIWETVQQRQKECSKTSSSDKDLLQLIMEATINDPNIGARDSSKNFIVDNCKSIYFAGHESTAVAATWSLMLLALHPEWQDRIRSEFAQACPDGHLDTTATLQLKSVNMVIHETLRLYPPAAFVARETFAETQLGNVVVPKGVCLWTLIPMLHREVEIWGEDANKFKPERFANGVAKACKFPQAYVPFGAGPRLCLGKNFALVELKIIISLIVSKFRFSLSPEYHHCPSYRMVVEPANGVKIVFQRL, encoded by the exons ATGGAGGGGTATGTAATTAGTGGTTTTGTGTTGGTTTTCCCAACCGCGGTTGTGATGGCAGTGGTGATGATATTGCTCCATTTTTACTTCTACGGTGCGTGGAGGAGGACGGCGGACGTGAGAAGGAAGTTGAGAGCACAAGGCGTGACTGGACCGCCACCGTCCATTTTATATGGTAACTTGCCGGAGATGCAAAAGATCCAGTTGCAAACGGCTGCTATGGCTTCTCCATTGCATTGTGCTTCGGCGATTGTTGCTCATGATTATACATCTACTCTCTTTCCCTATTTCGTCGAGTGGAGGAAGCAATATG GGCCATTATACACATACTCGACAGGGACAAGACAGCATCTTTACGCCAACAAGGTTGAACTTGTTAAGGACTTGAGCCTCTCCAACAATCTCAACGTGGGGAAGCCTTTCTATGTCACCAGAAAGCTTGCTCCAATTCTTGGCCAAAGCGTCGTCCGCTCCAACGGCTCTGTTTGGGCAGTGCAACGTAAGGTCATTGCCTCCGAGTTCTTCATGGACCGTGTCCGGGCCATGGGGTTCCACATGGTCGATGCGGCATCGTGTCTGATCAACAAATGGGAAAGGAGGGTTGGAGACGGAACCGTCGAGATTGATGTCGATGAAGATCTAAGAGAGTTCTCGGCCGATGTCATTTCTAGAGCTTGCTTTGGGAGCTCATATGAGAAGGGGAAAGAGATTTTTTCCAAGCTTAGAGATCTCCAGAAGTTGATTTCTGAGGATAGCTTTCTGTTTGGTTACAGTTCATGGAG TGATAGATTTTTGCGACCACGAAAACACAAAAGCATAAAAAGGTTGGAGAAGGAGATTGAGTCAATAATATGGGAGACAGTTCAACAACGACAAAAAGAATGCTCTAAAACCTCCTCGTCGGACAAGGATTTGTTGCAGCTAATAATGGAAGCCACCATCAATGACCCAAATATTGGAGCCAGGGACTCTTCCAAGAACTTCATTGTTGACAACTGCAAGAGCATCTACTTCGCCGGCCATGAGTCCACTGCCGTGGCCGCCACTTGGTCCTTGATGCTCCTCGCTCTCCACCCCGAATGGCAAGACCGTATCCGCTCTGAGTTTGCTCAGGCTTGTCCTGACGGCCACCTTGACACGACTGCAACTTTACAACTCAAATCG GTGAATATGGTGATTCATGAAACGTTACGATTGTACCCACCAGCTGCATTTGTGGCGAGGGAGACGTTTGCTGAGACACAACTCGGGAATGTGGTGGTTCCAAAGGGCGTTTGCTTATGGACTTTAATTCCGATGCTGCACAGAGAAGTCGAAATATGGGGAGAAGATGCCAATAAGTTCAAGCCAGAGCGGTTTGCAAATGGCGTAGCTAAAGCGTGCAAGTTCCCTCAGGCCTACGTGCCATTTGGGGCAGGCCCTAGACTATGTTTAGGGAAGAACTTCGCATTAGTTGAATTGAAGATCATAATTTCTCTTATAGTTTCCAAGTTTAGATTCTCATTGTCTCCAGAGTATCACCATTGCCCTTCATATAGAATGGTTGTGGAGCCTGCAAATGGTGTGAAGATTGTTTTCCAAAGGCTTTGA
- the LOC127151222 gene encoding proton pump-interactor BIP103-like has translation MRAKLQDSMVQKEALQDQVKIIGGDLDGVRKEQQAIRAKIKQLDDALKAIDNEIKTLQDELTSITEKRGRAHESIQQLRKNRDEGVCWIT, from the exons ATGAGAGCAAAGCTTCAGGATTCGATGGTACAGAAAGAAGCCCTCCAAGATCAAGTCAAG ATCATAGGTGGTGATTTGGATGGAGTGAGGAAGGAACAACAAGCCATTAGAGCCAAGATAAAGCAACTCGATGATGCCTTGAAGGCAATAGACAATGAAATTAAAACTTTGCAGGATGAGCTAACTTCTATTACAGAGAAGAGAGGCAGAGCTCACGAAAGCATTCAGCAACTTAGGAAGAATCGTGATGAGGGGGTGTGTTGGATTACTTGA